The segment TGCTCGAGCGGCGAAAAACCGGCCGCCTCGAAACGAAGCCGGTACTTTCCCTCCGTCAGCTCCCCCTTGTACGGCGTGACCCCGACGGTGCGCCCGTCGATCGCGATCCGCGCCTTCGGCGGCTTGCTGAGAAATTCGACCTTGACCATATTCGCATCGAGGTCGATCATGATCTGCTTCGGGCGGGCGTTGTCCACGGCCCACTTCACTTCGCGCTCGCTGTAACCCGGCATGCGCAGCTGCCCGACGTACTCTTTGCCGGGCAGCACCTTTTCGAGCACGATCGGCGTCGCGCCGAGAACGCGGCCGTCCACAATCAGCTGCGCGCCGACCGGCTTCGTGGTGATCAGCACCGAGGCGGTCTCGCGTTCGAGCCGGACCGGCATCGCGCGTTTCTCCGCCTGTCTGAGCACCACCGTCTCCCACCTGCGTTCGTAGCCCGGCGCGTGGAACTTGAACAGATAAGTACCCGCATTCAGCTTCAGGGTGACCGGCGCGCGGCCGACCGGGACATCGCCGACGGTGATTTCCATTCCTTCCGGGCCGGTCACCGAAACAACCGCCTTCTCCGGCGCCTTCGAGCACCCGGCCGCAACCAGCAGCGCCGTCAAAACGCCGAAAATGAAATAACCCGCTCGTTTCATCGTTTGCGCCCCCTTAAAAAAGCATCCAGCTTGAACAACCGTTCCCTGGCGGCATAATATTCCGGCGACTCCTCATCGGCCAGTTCCATGATCTGCAGGAATACCAGCCGCATGCCGTCGAAATCCTCCAACTGGCCGAGCCGGACGCGCTCCATCTCAAGATTGTCGAGCTTGCGCGCCCGCAGCGACTCCGCTTCCTCCAGCCGCTTGCGCGCCCGGTTCCACAGCGAGGGCCGCGGCGAAAACTGCTCGAGCGCCCCGACCACCACGCGGTAGCGGCGGACCGCGTCGCGCAGATAGCTGTTCTTGGCTTCGCGGTTCGCGTAAAAATCCTCGGCGCGCGTGAAATTCGATTCGGCCAGCCGCATAAGCTCTTCGGGCGAAAGCGAGATGGTCTGAATCCCGTAGGTCTCGGCCAGGTCGCTCACCAGCGTTTCCACCAGCCCGAAGCTGGTCGGCGTGTAACCGCCGGTGTAGGAGAGCTCCTTGACCCGGGTGCCGTCCGCAATCATGACCCGGCGCTTCCGGGTCGCGTCCTCCCCCGGGGAGGAGACCGGCGGAATTTCGTTCCAGATGCCGGAGGCGCCGACCCGGTCCCGCAGCAGCTCCACCGCTTCGTTCGAAATCTTTTCCGTCCGGCTCACGTGCCGGCGCGACTTGACGTCGTCGACCGTAAAAGCGAGCCGGTCGTTCTCCAGCAACAGGGAAAAGCGGAAAACATTGTCCCGCGACACCACGCTCCGTTCAAAAAACAGCGAGAAGGGTCCGGCCGCAGCGGCAGCCTTCTCCGGCTTCCTGCCGGGCTGCCCGGGTTTCATCAGCAGCATGGCGGCGCTGATGCCGATCACAGCGATGCAGACGACCAACACATAGAAGAAATGACTGGAGAAACGGCGCTTCCGTCCGGAAGGCGGCGCCGTCTCCGGTTCCTTCGCCGCCTTTTTCCGGCCGTTCGGGTCGAAAAGCGTTCCGGCTCCGGCCGTGAACAGCGCGGTCAGGTCCTCGACCTTCGCTTCACTCTTCGGCGCAGCCGGCGGCTCCTCCGGCAGTCTGGAGGTCGCCCGGGCGGACGGCCCGGGCTGCTCCGCGTCGAGCAGATTGAAAACCAGCGGCGGCGCCGTCTCGCCGAGGCCGCTCACCTGGATTTTCTGATCGCCGAACTCGACGGAATCCCCTTCGACAAGCTCCTTTTCGCCGGCGATCTTCACGCCGTTCACCTTTATGCCGTTCGTGCTGCCGAGATCGCGGACCAACCAGGAGCCGGATGCGGCGCGCTGAATCACGCCGTGGTAACGGGAGACGCCGGCAGCGGGAACCCGCAGCACATTGTCCTCCTCCCGGCCGACCGTGATCTCCGGCAGCGCAAATTCAATCTCCTCGCCGCACCTCGGGCCGTTGTCAAAACTGATTTTCATTCTTCTCCCCCGCCTGCTTTTCGCGGCACGATGCTTGCGTTACCCGCATTAAGAATAGCACTTTTACGTAATTTTTCAATCATTTCCGGCGACAATGTGGAGTTTAAATTCAAATGGTGTCCGACCTCGGTTCCGCTCTCCGCGATCCTCCCCGCCGGCAGTTCGATGACCGTGACCGCCCGGCGGCACGAAACCGGCAGCCGCCACGGCTTCAGCCCGGCGCAGAGCCCGGCCACCTCCGCATCGGCGTCGAGAAACACAACATCGATCGGAATCGACATCCACATCGTATGAATGGCGTTGCAGCGCGGAAAGATCATCGCGTCGATCCCCTCCGGCTCGAAACGGCGGCCGATCATGCCGCGGAGCCGGTCGCGCCAGGCCAGCGCCCACACCGGGCGGCGGGCGACGTAATGCAGCGAATCAAGATTGAAAATCATAGCGGAACCCTATCGGAAAAACGCGGCGGCCCGCAGCGCGAGCGGCCCCACCAGCACCAGAAACACAGCCGGGAGAATCAGAAGAATGATCGGAATGATGATTTTGACCGATGCCTCGTTCGCGAGCTTCTCGGCGAGCATGAACCGCTTGTTCCGCTGCATGTCGCTCTGAATGTGGAGGATCTGCGCAATCGAAACTCCGAGCTCTTCCGCCTGGATGATCGCGTTGATCGCGGCGGTCAGGTCGGCCTGCCTGACCCGCAGCGTCAGCGCCCGCAGCGCGTCGGTCCGCTTCCGGCCGAGCTGGATCTCCTGGAAGGTCCGCAGCAGCTCTTCGCCGAGCGGATCGACCTTGCGGCGGGCGAGGATGTCGCGCAGCGCCGACAGGAGGTCGCGCCCGGATTCGACCGACAGCGTCAGCAGATCGAGAACGTTCGGCAGCGCCTTCATGATCGACAGCTGCCGCTTCCGGATCGTCGAAGAAATCCACACGCCCGGATAGACCGCGAACAGGAGCGCGAGCGCCAGGCAGATCAGAATCTGCCCCGCAGCCATCCCGAGAACGATCAGCAGCAGCGACACGATCAGGAAAACCAGCCGGAGCGCGATGTAATCGACGGGCGTGAACGCATCCCCGAGCCCGGCCATCCAGAGCTTCGGGGCCGCCATGTCGCGCCAGACCGCGAAGGCGTTTCCGGACGCGGCCGGGCGGGTCACCGAAATGAACGGCAGCAGCAGCCGGACGAACAGCGGCAGCCGCTGCGGCAGATTTTCATGCTTTTCAGCCAGCTCAAGCTCCGAGAGCACCCGGCCGAGGTAGAGTACGCCGAATCCGGCCGCCAGGGCAGCCGAAAGCGCGGTCAGAAGCTGGATCAGATTACCGTACACGTTTCCGCCTCATACTTCAATGGTCGTGATTTTGCGGATCCACAGGAATCCGAGCAAGTCGAGGATCACCACGAGAATAACCGCCATGACCCCGGCAAAGCTGTGCAGGAATTCCCCCATCAGCTCCGGACTCACGCGCGTCATCATATACAGCAGGAAAAACGGCATGGCCGCAATGATGATCGCCTGCAGCCGGCCGACGGCGGTCAGCGCCCGCACCTTGTTCGCAATCTTGACCCGTTCGCGGATCAGCGCCGCCACGCGCTCGAGCGTGCCGGTCAGTTCGCCGCCGGTCTGACGCGCGGTCAGCACGGCGGTGGCCACGAGCTCGAAGTCGTCCGACCCGAGCCGGCTGTTCATGTTCTCAAGCGCCTGCTCGAGCGGTACGCCGAGACGGATTTCCTGCGTCAGAAGCCGGAATTCGACCGATACCGGATGGATATTCTGCCCGGCGACCTCATCGAGCGCCTGGTTGATGCTGAAACCGGCTTTCAATGAACTCGATATGATGCCGAGCGCCTCTTCGAGC is part of the Victivallis lenta genome and harbors:
- a CDS encoding FHA domain-containing protein, producing MKISFDNGPRCGEEIEFALPEITVGREEDNVLRVPAAGVSRYHGVIQRAASGSWLVRDLGSTNGIKVNGVKIAGEKELVEGDSVEFGDQKIQVSGLGETAPPLVFNLLDAEQPGPSARATSRLPEEPPAAPKSEAKVEDLTALFTAGAGTLFDPNGRKKAAKEPETAPPSGRKRRFSSHFFYVLVVCIAVIGISAAMLLMKPGQPGRKPEKAAAAAGPFSLFFERSVVSRDNVFRFSLLLENDRLAFTVDDVKSRRHVSRTEKISNEAVELLRDRVGASGIWNEIPPVSSPGEDATRKRRVMIADGTRVKELSYTGGYTPTSFGLVETLVSDLAETYGIQTISLSPEELMRLAESNFTRAEDFYANREAKNSYLRDAVRRYRVVVGALEQFSPRPSLWNRARKRLEEAESLRARKLDNLEMERVRLGQLEDFDGMRLVFLQIMELADEESPEYYAARERLFKLDAFLRGRKR
- a CDS encoding DUF192 domain-containing protein — protein: MIFNLDSLHYVARRPVWALAWRDRLRGMIGRRFEPEGIDAMIFPRCNAIHTMWMSIPIDVVFLDADAEVAGLCAGLKPWRLPVSCRRAVTVIELPAGRIAESGTEVGHHLNLNSTLSPEMIEKLRKSAILNAGNASIVPRKAGGGEE
- a CDS encoding type II secretion system F family protein — its product is MYGNLIQLLTALSAALAAGFGVLYLGRVLSELELAEKHENLPQRLPLFVRLLLPFISVTRPAASGNAFAVWRDMAAPKLWMAGLGDAFTPVDYIALRLVFLIVSLLLIVLGMAAGQILICLALALLFAVYPGVWISSTIRKRQLSIMKALPNVLDLLTLSVESGRDLLSALRDILARRKVDPLGEELLRTFQEIQLGRKRTDALRALTLRVRQADLTAAINAIIQAEELGVSIAQILHIQSDMQRNKRFMLAEKLANEASVKIIIPIILLILPAVFLVLVGPLALRAAAFFR
- a CDS encoding type II secretion system F family protein gives rise to the protein MLNNSFWPSLFAFCSVFFATLVLIEFGIYVAGRYRERFLEEAGTELDDVLIQMPAGRVLDISLGLATAGVIATAILLSTQVESFSWKWGALVAFGVGAVLFMVPRIILRYLKKRRLRKFNIQLEEALGIISSSLKAGFSINQALDEVAGQNIHPVSVEFRLLTQEIRLGVPLEQALENMNSRLGSDDFELVATAVLTARQTGGELTGTLERVAALIRERVKIANKVRALTAVGRLQAIIIAAMPFFLLYMMTRVSPELMGEFLHSFAGVMAVILVVILDLLGFLWIRKITTIEV